Part of the Thermoanaerobaculia bacterium genome is shown below.
ACCACCGAGGGAAGACGATGAGGCGCGGTGAGGCGCGAGCCCGGGGGGATGGGGGTCGCCCGCCACGTCCCGAGTCGTACCAAATCGCGTACGGCGAGGGCGCGGCGCGCGGCACACGCCCGCCCGGCTCGATGCATCGCCGCGCCCGAAAATGAAAACGCCCCCGCGGGATTGCGGGGGCGCCTGGGTCGATGATTTCGTGTCGACGGAACTATCGGCGATCGTGGTCGTCGTCGCGGTCGTGATCGCGATCCCGGTCGCGGTCATGGCGATGGTGATGCTTCGCGTCCCACTCCCGGTAATCGCGCCCCTCGACGACGCGCTCGTTGGACCAGTGGCCCGGCTCGTAACGCCAGCCGTCGTTCTCCCGGTAGTAGTGGGGGTCGACCCACGTCACGTCGACGCTCGCCGGCCGTTCCCAGCGGCCCGGGATCCACACCCACTGGTCGCCGTCCCAGTTCCAGAAGCCTTTCACCCACACGTAGCCGTCGCCGGGCCTCTCGCTCCGATACTCGACGCGCGCCCGCGGCGGCGCGGAATGCGCGATGTGGATTTCCATGTGCGGAAGCGGGGGGATGGGAATCTGTCCGGCCGCCGGAATGCTGATCGCCGCCGCGACCGCGGCGGGCAGAATGGATTTCAGGATTCGATGGGTCATGGGACCTCCCTTCGGAAGAGTGAGGAGCAACGGCGGTGCCGGAGAAGGGCGGAATGACGGAAGGAGGGGCGCTCAGGCCTCGCCGGCACCGGCCAACGTGTCGCAGGCGAGCCGTCGGAGCGCTAACGAAGGACCCAGGACGGGTCGATCAGGCGAAACACCGCGAGACCGACGAGCCCGCCGGCGAGAACGACCAGCGGCTCGGGGACCTTCTTCCAGCGGAAGAGCACGCCCAGCGCGGCGAGGGCGATCGCGAGCGTCGGGGCGTCGCCGATCGCGCTCCGGCCCACGAGCCAGGTCGTGCCGACCAGAACCCCCACGACGGCGACCGTCACGCCGCGGATGAAGCCGCGAAGGCGCCGATTGTCCCGATACCGGAGCAGCAGCGGCGTCGCGAGAACCGTGAAGAGGACGGCGGGCGAAAACATGCCGATCGTCGCCGCCACGGCGCCGGCCAGACCGTTCAGGAGAAATCCGACGAACGTCGCGGTGATGACGACCGGTCCCGGCGACATCATGCCGATCGCGACCGAATCGAGGAACTCCCGATTGCCGAGCCAGTGATACTGATCGACCACGTACGTCTTCAGGAAGGGAACGATCACCAGCCCGCTCCCGAACACGAGGAGTCCCGTCTTGAAGAAGAACAGGAAGAGCTTCGCCGTCATGCCGCCCCCGGTGGTCGCCGCCGCCCCCAGCAGCAGCGGGACCTTCTTTCCGCGGACGGGCGAATCCGGAGCGGGAAGGGCCCGCGTTTCCTCCGCGGGCCGCGGGAAAAGAAAGATGCCCAGAATTCCGGCAACGAGAAACAGCGGCGCCAGCTCTTTCTGGACGATCACCGTGACGGCGCAGGCGACTCCGAAGAAGAGCCACGCGCGGCGATCCCTTCGGAGGGTCCTCCGGCCGAGATTCCAGCACGCTTTCAGGATGAGCGCGACGACGACGGGGCCGATGCCGTAGAAGAGCGCGCGAAGCTGCCAGTTCGCGGCGAACCGCGTGTACGCCCAGGCGACTCCGACGACGAGAACGAAGGGCGTCAGCGCGAAGGCGACCGCCACCGCGATCCCGCCGAACGCCCCGAACCGGACGTAGCCGCAGTAGACCGCGAGCTGGTACGCGAGCGGCCCGGGACATGCCGCGGCGATCGCGAGCCCGTCGTCGTATTCCCGCTCGGAGAGCCACCGCGTTCGCTCGACGAGATCTCGCCGCATCGCGTTCGCGAGGGCGACCGGGCCGCCGAAGCCGAGGGATCCGAGCCGCAGGAAATAAAGGACCATCCCCCGGAGGGTGGGGCCTTCCGCCGCGGAGGGCCCGTCCCGATGCCCGGCTCCGGCCGCCATCGCGACTATCCCGGAGCCGAGTCCGTGGACGGACCGTTCTTCAAGCGGAACGCTCGTTCCCGATCAACGGGTCATTTCACCGCGACCTTCGCGAGCGCCGCCTTGAGTCCCGCTCCGATCCTCTCCGGCGTTCCGACTCCCCAGAAATGCATGAAGAAAAGGCGCGGCGTCTCCCGGAGCATGTGCGAATGGAGCGCGGTGACTTCGATGCCGTGCGACTGGAGCTCGCCGATCACCGGATTCACCTCGTCGGCGACGAGCACGAAGTCCCCGGTCGTCGCGATCCGTTCCCCGACGGTTTCGGCGTTGATCGATTCGGCCATTCCCATCGCCGGGGGGATCTCCATCCCGCCGTCAATGATCGGATCCGACCGCGGCACGCCGATCTGCAGGACGGCGCCCGCCATCGTTCCCTTGCGGCCGATCGCCTCCTGGAAAGCGTCGAGGATCTTCGTCTGCTCCGGCGCGGGGGCGGCGGAGGCGGCCGACTCCTTCGGCGTCTTCGTCCGGGAGAGCGCGCTCTCCAGCGTGTGTCCGAGCGCCGCTCTCTCGCCGTGCCCCATGAAATGCACGTAGAGCAGATGCGGCGACTCTCCGAGGAGGTGGTTGTGGATCGCGAGCACCTCGAACCCGCCGGCCTGGAGCTCGCGGACGACCGGGTTGACCTCCGATTCGAGGAGGACGAGATCGCCCATCGTCATCGTGCCGGTTCCGGCGGCCTTGAACGCCGCCCACGAGCCCAGGGCCAGCGCCGGCGCGACGGGCGTGCCGGCCACCGTCACGCGCAGGTCGCGCCGCGGCCACGAATATTTCTCGATCTCTCCCGGGAGCGTCCTGGGCGTCTGCCCGAAGACCGCGCTCCCCGCCTCTGCCGCCTCCGATCGCGCGTTGGCGAGGACGAGCGAGAGAAGGAGCGCGCCGGAGATCACGGAGCCGATTTTCCGTTTCATGATTCGCCTCGATTCCGGGGGGCCCGCCCGCGCCCCCCGTGAAAACTCTACCGCGATCGAAGGGCGAAACGGCGGCGCTTCATCCCCGGCCTCTTTTCAGGAGGTCGACGAGGCGCTCTCCTCGCGCTCCATCGCCCGCTCGCGCCGGGTCCGCGACGTCGGCGGCACGATGAAGCTCCACGCGTGCGCGATCTCCGCCTTCGCCCATCGCAGGAGGCCGTGGGCGATCATCACGAAGCTCGAAGAGCGCACGGAATAACCGACGAACGCCGGGCGTCTTCCGGCGTTGTGGTTGCCGTACGTTCCGAGCATCTTCTTGCGCCGCGCGATCG
Proteins encoded:
- the chrA gene encoding chromate efflux transporter; amino-acid sequence: MAAGAGHRDGPSAAEGPTLRGMVLYFLRLGSLGFGGPVALANAMRRDLVERTRWLSEREYDDGLAIAAACPGPLAYQLAVYCGYVRFGAFGGIAVAVAFALTPFVLVVGVAWAYTRFAANWQLRALFYGIGPVVVALILKACWNLGRRTLRRDRRAWLFFGVACAVTVIVQKELAPLFLVAGILGIFLFPRPAEETRALPAPDSPVRGKKVPLLLGAAATTGGGMTAKLFLFFFKTGLLVFGSGLVIVPFLKTYVVDQYHWLGNREFLDSVAIGMMSPGPVVITATFVGFLLNGLAGAVAATIGMFSPAVLFTVLATPLLLRYRDNRRLRGFIRGVTVAVVGVLVGTTWLVGRSAIGDAPTLAIALAALGVLFRWKKVPEPLVVLAGGLVGLAVFRLIDPSWVLR
- a CDS encoding DUF1259 domain-containing protein; the encoded protein is MKRKIGSVISGALLLSLVLANARSEAAEAGSAVFGQTPRTLPGEIEKYSWPRRDLRVTVAGTPVAPALALGSWAAFKAAGTGTMTMGDLVLLESEVNPVVRELQAGGFEVLAIHNHLLGESPHLLYVHFMGHGERAALGHTLESALSRTKTPKESAASAAPAPEQTKILDAFQEAIGRKGTMAGAVLQIGVPRSDPIIDGGMEIPPAMGMAESINAETVGERIATTGDFVLVADEVNPVIGELQSHGIEVTALHSHMLRETPRLFFMHFWGVGTPERIGAGLKAALAKVAVK
- a CDS encoding YXWGXW repeat-containing protein → MTHRILKSILPAAVAAAISIPAAGQIPIPPLPHMEIHIAHSAPPRARVEYRSERPGDGYVWVKGFWNWDGDQWVWIPGRWERPASVDVTWVDPHYYRENDGWRYEPGHWSNERVVEGRDYREWDAKHHHRHDRDRDRDHDRDDDHDRR